The Mercurialis annua linkage group LG7, ddMerAnnu1.2, whole genome shotgun sequence genome includes the window GAAGTACTAATTTCCTCTACACCTTTTAGCAACACTGCAATCTCTGAGTTACTTTTGGACTTGTTCCCCTGTTTCTTGAAATTTCTGAGATATTTGCATATCAATTTATTCAATGTTTTCCTTAATGCCATGTATGCATCAACTCCGTTTCTACTTCTTCGGAGAGATAATTCAAGCCCCTGAAGACATTCTCTCATCTGTGAGAAAAAGTCTCTTGTGTTGCTGCACATATCCAACAAACTCAAAGATCCATTCAAGACCTCTTCGACAAAGTTCTCATGGGAAAGAGATTGTTGGGTGAGTGATAGTCGAAGAAAATCATCAAGACACTCATACAACTCTTTTAGGCCACTCAATTTTTGTCCTAATGATAAGGATGATTGTGATGTGTTTAGCTTGTGAATCTGCTCCTCTAAACTTACAGTTATTGGATGAGATCTAGAGGGCAGACTGATAGAACGAATATGAAATGAAGCCATTTGtttgttttcttgtttttgcAAAAGAAAGCTATGAGATATGAATGCACAAGtgattttgttgttttaaaACCAACCTATGGCACCTCTCTTATATATGGAAAGAAAATTGAGCAAAAAGAACCGATAATAATCTTGTATTGAGCTGTAATGTTGGTAGTTTTATGACAGATCCACCAATTTCTCATCATTGTCATGTTGTTATAAGAATTAGTCTGatttaagaaattaagaatGGATAAGAATATTTAGAAATTCGATACCTTGCTTCCATAGCACCGGCCAGGCATAGAGATCTCCAACCAATTGCACTTGCACCTTCACTGAATTGGAATCTCTGCATGATatcattttgatattattataattatggtGAGCAATGGTGAGGTGTAAATCTGATAGAGTTGCTTCCAACtttgattaatataaaaaaaattcaataagtaATATCTTAAATAATGATCCACGAGGGGAATTGTCTGGCAGACATAGGTGcatatattttattgtattAGAGTCAATGCTTGTCTATTTATCATGCAAATGAATTATTAGGGAACATATGTGTcacaaacataaaaatattttctcacCTAATGAATAACCTTCCACTAAATGATCATATTAACAAAATGATGAGAAATTGATTGTGCACAATGAGGCATTGATGAGATGCAGAAATATTCTAATCACCAAAAGACAGTGATGAAAAATTGACGGAAATGTCGCAAAACTTAGAACATGACAGCTAATGTAAGTTAAGAAAGATGAGATATTTCTTTATGTTTTATTGCTCTTCTATATATATACAGATATGTATTTATGTAATAAGTGGAAATGAAGGGCTTGAACAAGAACCAGACTCACCCGCAGGAGCTTGAAGGACGCATCGTGATCCGTCAGGCTATCAGATATGAGTGGCAGCACAATACATTTGTTCTTACAAACGAAAAAATATGTTCAGAAACTTGAGTTATCTGTTCCAAGAAGACAACGAGGTGGAGACTTTAGTGAAGTTGATACATACATGGCATTAAGTATATGTAAAAACTTTGAGGAAACAGGAAGTTAATTGCAGAGCAGATCCGGATTCAGATATAACAAACATGTTATGTCGAGGAATTTAGTCTTACATTGATTGAATCCAGCTTATCTTGCAAAGAAAACATATTGGATCGATGTTGATTTGCTTTCCCTAAAATCAAATCAGAATTGGTTTTCTTGAGAGACAAGTAATTGAGCCTGGATAGCTTGTGAATCCAAGACAAGTTTCCACCAGTCCACTACTGATATTGTTGAAGCTGAAATAAAGTTCCATAAGCCGAGTAAGATTTGACGGAGAAAACAGAATTTATCTTGTAAATAGATTATTTTCAAGGTCCAATACCACAAGTTTTCTGAGATTTCCAAGTGAAATTGTGATCCCACCAATGAATTTGCAGTAACTGGAATAAGAAAATTCCAAGGAATTTAGGTTCCTATAGAGGTAGGGAGCTGACAGAAAAGCTTGTAATCCTAAGCCACAATGACTTGAGGTTTCTTGTTCTTCACTCAAAGTCAGACCTCTAAGTTCTGGGTTATCTGCCAAGCGAGCAAACTGAATATTTGGCAAGTGAAAGATGGGAAATGAAAATTCGCCACGTAATCCACAGTTGCTGAGATGGAGAGATGTCACTGAGATATATTTGCTAGCATCAAAGGAACTGGGGAAGATACTTTAACAGAATCAAGATGAAGATTTTCAAGACAGATCAGGTTTTGGAGAATAACTTTCAAATCAAGAATTTGAAGATCCAAGAACATGAAGCCATAAGCATTGGACAAGTCAAGAAAAGACAATTTTTCCATAGCCATTAGAAATTTCTGAAGGAACTTGGCCTGAAAAGAAAGAACTAAAGAGGTAAAGATATGATAGCATGGAAAGATTAGGGGTTAAAGATTCTGGAGTCACCCAACTTTTTCCAAGTTGCAAAATGGTCACCCAATTTCAATTcattacaaaatggttactatACTTACTAATATTGAACTTCCGGGTGGTTTCTAAATCATTTCCGGCGATATTTGTCCTACCGTGGCTACCGGATGCTGACTCACTCCATTCCTTATTTGCCATGTCATTTTTCTCTTTTGAAAATTCCAAGTCAGCTTCTCCTTCTTGGAGGGGACAGAACCGCCATCCATAGCCACCAGAAACCACCCACACCCACCATAGCAGCAACCAGCAACCACCCACACCCACCATAGCAGCAACCAGCAACCACCCACGATTACAACCACAACCACTAGCAACCACCCTAACAGCAACCAGAAACTACCCACGCCACCACAGCCACTAGCAACCACCCACACCCACCAgcaaaattaaatctaaaaaccTCCGACGAGCATCAGCTTTTTTGTTCAACACTACTCATCTTCCCGCCTTACTCCTCTGTTGCTCGTCTTGCCGCCTTTCACCTTAGGTCGTTCTTCGGTGCTGCTGCTTTCATTCAACACTGCTACAAAGAAGATCGAACAATCCTCCACCACTGTTGTTGCAAACGCTACTCCTCGTTCAACACCGTTCGCCACCAACTGCTGCTGCATTTTATATCTTTTGCTTGTTCATCTTGCGGCAGAGGAGACAGATGGCTGATAGAGACAGACAACGGCGATGGACGATGTGAGCAAGATTATAGGCGGAGGCGGCAGCTGGACGATGCGAGGAAGATGATATGCGGCGGCAGCTGGTTGATAGATTAGGGttaggtttaattaaattagggttaataTTACATTCAGCATAATCAATAATTTCAAGAGCAGACGCAATAtttttgggctttttatataaaatacaggaaATCAGCcactattttcttttatacggcCCAACCCAAATCTTTACTTtacctacctcattttcttactttgataacttgtacttcaaattcctttcttttatacgatttttcttatttctctcaatcattcttcttctccacgatttcttttgagctgtgaaagaaaattttcacgatttctgctccttcgcttccgccgttccgcctcctccGTTCCGCCGTTCTGCCTTCGTCGTTCCGCCTTCGCCGTTCCGCcttcgccgtttcgcctccatcgttccgccgttgtctcgccgcgccatctttcttttatctttttagttttagatctgaaattttttgttcttttttttattttcagatctgtaatttgtttatcttttactgttgattcaccattaaacatgtataaagagtatttttaaagaatccaatacttatttcatgttctatagaataattttgtgattttatataataaaattctgttatttctgcatttttttgtgttttgttgtatttctgcgttttttttattctgcagaacgatttgttgatgatgattgattgctgaattattgtaatgttacagtgttgttgattttatgttgactttatgttgatattatgttgatatctactgattctttttattttaacattgacaaataagataatattgtctgtgaaataaactttcgttggatgaaatgaaactgtatcataatcgtctttgtcgaaatttagttaggtatgagaggtggaacgcaaaacaattatacaagcgattttgaagaaactgtgcagctgcaaagagaattgagaaaaatatattttaaaatagatttttttaatttgtgaactgttgtgttggtgtatatttaatatatttttatttttatatgtaagaataattttattttttcatttgaattattgttgttgttttttcatattgttttgattacttactctgctaatatctttatctgattcatttattttaaacattttgtacatttgttgttctttagtagaattactactatcatattaacaagttatcaacataatgtcaacatgatatcaacaattaatgctaatttagtcaagatgtttgtaaaataagaacatcgattgatttaagccaaaaacaatcaacatattatcaaaaacatgtcaataACTCATCAATACagtaatttaagactaactttatttttcttttaatgattgaaaaatcaacatgttatcaacagtatatcaacaacatgtcaacataaaattgaaaatcaaaaaaagttaaaatacttatcaacataatgtcaacaataaatcaacaaagaatcaacaattaatgctaatttagtcaagatgtttgtaaaattagaacattgattgatttaagtcaaaaacaatcaacatattatcaaaaacatatcaatagctcattaatacatcaatttaagactaagtttatttttctttcaatgattgaaaaatcaacatattatcaacagtatatcaacaacatgtcaacataaaattaaaaataaaaaaaagttgaaatacatatgaacataatgtcaacaataaatcaacaacgaatcaacataaggaataaaataaaacataattttttgaaaaattgtgacaatcgataaaatatcaacaagaagtcaacaacatgtcaacatgataatgctaacatatccttATTTAATCtcatttagattttgttttttttagttatttcacgcacaaaattatctaatttgctaatgtttttttagaataaattttttcaatgttaaaattaaggaaataccaacacaaaatcaacataaaattaacaatactgtaatattataatatttcagcaatcaaccatcatcaataaatcgaactgcagaataaaaaacacagaaatacaaccaaacacaaaaaatgcagaaataacaaaaatttattccatataaccataaatttatattacataacatgaaattagtataatattcttaaaatataatctctatacatgtttaatggtgaaaaacagtaaaaaaattgtagatctgaaaataaaaaagaagaagaagaagaagaagaaaaattaataaattatagatctgaaatcaaatagatgacgacgatgagccgaggagatgatggcgttgacgaagatgacaacggagacggtgatgagaacgatgacggaggagcggagAAACAGAGGACGGCTCAGCGGAAGACGGCGAACGGTAAAAAAGAGAGAGGAAgaactgagaggaagagagaattgaatgatgaggagagagaaaataaatgaaattatgatttgtatGCTGTTAGGGTTTGATATATAgagtccgtataaaagttataattcagtccgcacatggtagtttaaaaaactcaaacctacacccgtataaaagttataaagtgggcaaagtaggttgtttgtgtaaaaagccccaATATTTTGTGATGTAGGCCTCAAAATCAGGTCCAAGAAGATCATGAGCCTGTCCACAACTTTTTTAGTTAAACGAAACAAAGTGATAAACACCGTACTGTGGAGGAGTTTCTACACCAAAATTCAGACCACTACAGATTAAGTTTAACATTTGTTTAATGAGAGACATGATCTGATTTAAGATTGTTTTAATCACAAGGAAGAGACAATGGATGGTGTAAAGATTGTTTGAATTATCTCtcggaaaagaaaaaaagattggTATATACCTGGATTCTACGAAAAGATAATTGAACAAATTGATCGACACGTAGTTGCATAATTTAAAAACCATGAAAGGAATTGCAGAAAATTTATTTGGATGACAGATCTTATTTATCCAACATGAATAGATTGTCTGCATATTCATTCAAATGATTGATTGAACTTATAAATGCAGTTATTCATACTATTATTCGGAATGATCAGAACATTATAAAATGCATTTCTATCTTAATTAAAGGGTCCatgtattttatcaaatttatggGCTTGATTTTAGAATATTGATAGTTTTCTTTGCAGTGAATTAGTAGGATAGAAGAACTGCTTCAAGATTGAACTTTTTCAATCTTTCATGTCATATTCCAGATTCACTAGTCTGCTCCTTTTGTATGATCTAATTGGTATGCAAGGTTCTCACCGGTCTTAGATCACATAAAATCTCATGTTCTTCATTggctaataataaatttttgatggGTGATAATGTAGTGTTTGATCAGTTTATACACCTGGTTTTCTCAAGACTAGTTACATCTTCTTCACATATTTTTATATGTGCTTGAAATTTTACGCGCTAAattatatcataaaaataaactcATAACTCGCAGAATGCAAATTAAGAGAAATATTAACAGATTTGAGTATAATCATTTGActtttgtatatatgtttatGTACAATTTGTTGTAAGATTGTATGCTACAAAATTGTGGTAGAAGCAATCTCCTAATGATTTAGACTATTGAGAAGAGAGACTCTGATTTTGACCAATCTTCTATACACACACTCTAAATCCTCCTCTGCTTCTTTAAGGCTCATCTCCAATGCCTCTAATTCTTTCAATATAGTTAGATTGCTGGACTTCAAGATGAGTAATTCAGCATCGATCTTCTCCATTTCATTGGTTTCAACTTCCTCTTCGCGTAGCGCAGTCTTTGGTTGCAGAATTTTTGAGAAAATGGAGAGCTTTGATTTCGCCTTTGGTTGAGAAATGAAAGATAAGATGGATTCAAACATTGAAACACTAATTTCCTTTACACCTTTTAGCAAGACTGTAATATCTGCTGAATCCGAGTTACTCTTGGAATTGTTGTCTTGTTTCTTGAAATTTCTGAGATATTTGCAGATCAATTTATTCAAAGTTTTCCTTGATGCCATGTATGCCTCAACTCCGTTTCTACTTCTTCGGAGAGATAATTCAAGTCCCTGAAGACATTCTCTCATCTGTGAGAAAAAGTCTCTTGTGTTGCTGCACATATCCAACAAACACAATGATCCATTCAAGGCCTCTTCAACAGAGTTCTCATGGGAAAGAGATTGTTGGGTGAGTGATAGTTGAAGAAAATCATCAACACACTCATACAACTCCTTTAGGCCACTCAATTTTTGGCCTAATGATAAGGATGACTGTGATGTGTTTAGCTTGGAAAGTTGCTCCTCTAAACTTAGAGTTAGAGGATGAGATCTAGATGGCAGACTGATCGATCGAATATGAAATGAAGCCATTTGTATAGTTTTGTTTTTGCAATAGAAAGCTATGAGATTTGAATGCAGAAGTGAGTTTGCTGTTAAAACCAACTCATGGTACCTCTCTTATATATGGAAACAAAATAGAGCAAAAACAATCAATCATTTGTTTTTATTGAGCTGTAATGTTTCTAGTTGTTTGACAGATCCACCAATTTCTCATCATTGTCATGTAGCTATCCCATTTCAGAAATTAAGAATGGATTATAATCTTGTGAAATTTGATATGTCCACCAAATTGCACATGCTTTAAATTAGAATCTGTGCATTTGTATGGTGAGCAATAGTGAGATGTACATCTGACAGAATTGCTTCCTACTTTGTTTGCATGATTAATACAAAAGATCAGTAAATGATatctaaaataatcaaaaatatacATCCACGAGCGAAATGCTTCATTGTTTGTCTGGCAGACATAGTTGCATATTTTCTATTGTATTAGAGTCAATGCTTGTCCATTTATCATGCAAATGAATTGTTAGGGAGCAAATATATATCATAAACATTAAGTTATTAATGAATTCCCTTAATAAAATGATTATACTAacaaaaacgcttaaaatgtgaacttGAAATATAAAGAGAAAATAAGAAAGTTCATTCTAATGCTATTTTTGACAATATCATCTGCTAAGTGATACAAAACCAGATAATGAATAATATCAAGGGAGAACATCAAAACAAGACAAGTTTCATTAAGTTTGCATGTATTCCGGTTATGAAAAGTTTGAGAAATTCGATATTAAACTGATGGAGGAGAAGAATGTTATGAAACTATTGTCACAAATTAATGCAATTTACTAGTATGTTTGAAGTGGTCAACAGTTCCCGTTTTACTAGCAATAAGTTAGCAGATATCTTGTTCTTGATTTATGGAAATAAAGTAGGAGCATTATCTTCTTTTTAGTTGAATTAGTTGAGATATTTTAGGAAgtcttttattataaattgaagTGTAATTCATTGCTAAAATGCATCAGAAGCATTTCATTTCTTTGTACTGTTATTCTTGTTGATTGAATAATATTCATCTTTTTCTTATTATCTTTACATGGTATCAAAGCTTGGTTGCCTTCAAGCTGTTTGATAATATTACTCAATCACAATGAATGGTGGAAATGCTCTATCAAATAATGCTGTAGAAAAGCTTGTCggtaataattataattactgGAGGTTGTGCATGGAATCTTTTCTACAGGGGCAGGACTTGTGGGATCTTATCGCTGGCGATGAAACAACAATTCCAGCAGATAATTCCCAGAATGTTGAGTTGCG containing:
- the LOC126657802 gene encoding uncharacterized protein LOC126657802 isoform X1; the encoded protein is MASFHIRSISLPSRSHPITVSLEEQIHKLNTSQSSLSLGQKLSGLKELYECLDDFLRLSLTQQSLSHENFVEEVLNGSLSLLDMCSNTRDFFSQMRECLQGLELSLRRSRNGVDAYMALRKTLNKLICKYLRNFKKQGNKSKSNSEIAVLLKGVEEISTSMFESILSFISQPKSKSKLSIFTKFLQPKNESCKEEVEVNEMEKIDAELHILKSKKKSSNDSNQRKSMLKEIEALEMSLKEAEEDLECVYRRLVKIRVSILNSLNH
- the LOC126656660 gene encoding uncharacterized protein LOC126656660; translated protein: MASFHIRSISLPSRSHPLTLSLEEQLSKLNTSQSSLSLGQKLSGLKELYECVDDFLQLSLTQQSLSHENSVEEALNGSLCLLDMCSNTRDFFSQMRECLQGLELSLRRSRNGVEAYMASRKTLNKLICKYLRNFKKQDNNSKSNSDSADITVLLKGVKEISVSMFESILSFISQPKAKSKLSIFSKILQPKTALREEEVETNEMEKIDAELLILKSSNLTILKELEALEMSLKEAEEDLECVYRRLVKIRVSLLNSLNH